From the genome of Geminocystis herdmanii PCC 6308, one region includes:
- a CDS encoding polysaccharide biosynthesis protein, translating into MPILKTLAFFTPQYSDLSRSNKTIILATVDFSISVLSICSALILVYGVDRTVNLFVSSLLLFMGYSIFQILFFLLFGLYRPVVKYADVSFLFTITKSILITTTLAILVVSFYPQEYFNASVLIIDGLISIIALTSLRLTLRAIINILINQELNSQNKENIIIYGAGAAGYQLAQNLVQNSEYDILGFVDDNPEMHGRKLLDKNIYSPKYLESLYQETPFQSVIFSIPYLTSSRRREIIIELKTLPVQFKTIPTFRELLSNQGGVSQLKTLNIADLLGREEITPDERLLRINITNKNILVTGAGGSIGSELCRQIIQLQPKCLVLFELNEFALYTIEMELKEQKLDIPTYSYLGNITDRQDFERVLKLHNIETVYHAAAYKHVPLVEVNVSMGIYNNVAGTLISAQSAITCGVQNYVLISTDKAVRPTNVMGASKRVAELLIQALASQNNISTTFAIVRFGNVLNSSGSVIPRFRKQINEGKPITLTHKDITRYFISIPEAVSLVIQAGAMAKGGEIFLLDMGEPVKIYDLAVKMIELNGLIPDKDIPINIVGLRPGEKLYEELLIDEKNSYPSQHPKIFYGKEPMIKWEELKPSLEKLLHQCQEKNSPIVLDTLKFLVPEYKPKEN; encoded by the coding sequence ATGCCTATTCTGAAAACACTAGCTTTCTTTACCCCTCAATATTCTGATTTATCTCGATCGAACAAAACAATTATTTTAGCAACAGTTGACTTCTCTATCTCAGTGTTGTCCATCTGTTCAGCTTTGATTCTTGTTTATGGTGTCGATCGAACTGTAAATCTTTTTGTTTCCAGTCTGCTCCTCTTTATGGGCTATAGTATTTTTCAAATTCTCTTTTTTCTGTTATTTGGGTTATATCGTCCTGTTGTCAAATACGCTGATGTTAGTTTTCTTTTTACCATTACTAAATCTATTCTAATTACTACCACCTTAGCAATATTGGTGGTTTCTTTCTATCCTCAAGAATACTTTAATGCTTCTGTTTTGATTATTGATGGTTTAATTTCCATCATTGCCCTTACTTCACTACGTTTAACTCTTAGAGCAATCATTAATATCTTAATCAATCAAGAATTAAACTCTCAGAATAAAGAAAATATTATTATTTATGGTGCAGGGGCGGCTGGATACCAACTAGCTCAAAATTTAGTACAAAATTCTGAATATGATATTTTAGGCTTTGTGGACGATAACCCAGAAATGCACGGGCGAAAACTTCTTGACAAAAATATTTATAGCCCTAAATATTTGGAGTCTTTATACCAAGAAACACCTTTTCAATCCGTAATTTTTTCCATTCCTTATTTAACTTCTTCTCGGCGTAGGGAAATTATTATAGAGTTAAAAACATTACCCGTACAGTTTAAAACTATTCCTACCTTTAGAGAATTACTATCTAATCAAGGGGGTGTTTCTCAACTTAAAACTCTCAATATCGCTGATTTATTAGGGAGGGAAGAAATTACTCCCGATGAAAGATTATTAAGAATTAATATTACGAATAAAAATATTTTGGTGACAGGTGCTGGAGGTTCGATTGGCTCTGAACTATGCCGTCAGATTATTCAACTACAGCCTAAGTGTTTAGTGCTATTTGAATTAAATGAATTTGCTCTTTATACTATTGAAATGGAGTTAAAAGAACAGAAATTAGATATTCCTACTTATTCCTATTTGGGAAATATTACTGATCGACAGGACTTTGAAAGAGTTTTAAAATTACATAACATAGAAACGGTATATCATGCGGCGGCTTATAAACACGTTCCCTTAGTGGAAGTCAATGTCTCTATGGGGATATATAATAATGTAGCAGGTACTTTAATTAGTGCTCAAAGTGCCATTACCTGTGGGGTTCAAAACTATGTCCTAATTTCCACGGATAAAGCCGTAAGACCAACCAACGTCATGGGAGCGAGTAAAAGAGTTGCGGAACTTTTAATACAGGCTTTAGCGTCTCAAAATAATATTTCAACAACCTTTGCCATCGTTCGTTTTGGCAATGTATTAAATAGTAGTGGATCAGTCATTCCTCGTTTTCGTAAACAAATTAATGAAGGAAAACCCATAACCTTAACTCATAAGGATATAACTCGTTATTTTATTTCTATTCCTGAAGCGGTAAGTTTAGTAATTCAAGCAGGGGCGATGGCAAAGGGAGGAGAGATATTTTTATTAGACATGGGTGAGCCTGTGAAAATCTACGATTTAGCGGTGAAAATGATAGAATTAAACGGATTAATACCTGATAAGGATATTCCTATTAATATAGTGGGTTTAAGACCGGGAGAAAAACTTTATGAAGAACTCTTAATTGATGAAAAAAATAGTTATCCTAGTCAACATCCCAAGATTTTCTATGGTAAAGAACCGATGATCAAATGGGAAGAACTCAAACCCTCTTTAGAAAAACTCCTCCATCAATGCCAAGAAAAGAATTCACCTATAGTTCTTGATACTCTCAAATTTTTAGTACCAGAATATAAACCTAAGGAGAATTAA
- a CDS encoding GumC family protein has product MFLKNSTNSHSLISENSELNPPIYINSQNTIDDEEIDLGELFKILQRRSLIIIGTTITLTSILTTWILSKPPVYTGTVRMQVESVTTEGSGLGGLAGLAAAGGGAGRAALRGGLDYESLTSILKSPFVMDSIVQDIQKKYPEIIYLPNPNKDLEELEQKEVLSENLNVQQPGLTKTLSISYQSDSPEKILDILNEIVDGYLAFQAKESVQNPTQQLEFTIEQISRLRQRVAGLESQVESFQKKNNLISPDALGSTLNAQVTFLNQEKNRALVESRGIRKLASQLEQKLDLTPEEGVIVARLNREPYYLKLVNQIKDTESKIATEGVRFGFEHPTIKKLEAEKDELIVLLELETQRVLGKPYKNLPLDFFTSFSNNQQVTQQFFDTNNQIEVLEARQQSIDEAQKILTQEINNLSTTQKEFIQLQRELRIATENLTRLLALRENLEIEVARQFSPWRLLTPIDENIIQNTSGKKKQIALVGIGSLFLGTMLGFVVDKLDSKLYSSKDVKNMVNLPVLITIPANKKLFSLTPQQFMQKESMVLRGLLTDNSKTFNLDHYFSLYSNINALSLDRTVSSITIGTVDAKQGQSIISIYLAKAATMIGKKVLLVDMNLREPKLHSYLGLENKAGISDIIFNDIPLNEVIQTSKLDNLFLLTAGSQINNPVGILSSPKMANLTKTFKQDFDFVIYNTPPLAEFSDGKIVTPLTEGLVMIIGLGKTNRNNLEKVMNDLQISKLPVLGMVINES; this is encoded by the coding sequence ATGTTCTTAAAAAATTCTACTAATTCCCATAGTCTAATTTCTGAAAATTCGGAATTAAATCCACCAATCTATATCAATTCTCAAAATACGATCGACGATGAAGAAATTGATCTTGGTGAATTATTTAAAATTCTTCAACGAAGAAGTCTCATCATCATTGGTACAACCATCACTTTAACAAGTATTTTAACCACCTGGATTCTTAGTAAACCGCCTGTCTATACTGGCACGGTAAGAATGCAGGTGGAATCAGTGACAACTGAAGGAAGTGGGCTGGGGGGATTAGCAGGTCTCGCGGCAGCAGGAGGTGGGGCAGGCAGGGCAGCTCTTCGAGGGGGGTTAGATTATGAAAGTTTAACCAGTATCTTGAAAAGTCCTTTCGTTATGGATTCGATCGTACAAGATATACAAAAAAAATATCCAGAAATTATATACTTACCCAATCCCAATAAAGATTTAGAAGAATTAGAACAGAAAGAAGTTTTGTCAGAAAACTTAAATGTTCAACAACCAGGGTTAACAAAAACATTGTCAATTAGTTATCAAAGTGACTCCCCAGAAAAAATCTTAGACATTTTAAATGAGATAGTGGATGGTTATTTAGCATTTCAAGCAAAAGAATCTGTACAAAATCCTACCCAACAACTTGAATTTACTATAGAGCAAATAAGTCGATTGCGTCAAAGGGTAGCCGGTTTAGAGTCGCAGGTAGAAAGTTTCCAAAAAAAGAATAATTTAATTTCTCCTGATGCTTTAGGAAGTACCTTGAATGCACAGGTTACTTTTTTGAATCAAGAAAAAAACAGAGCATTAGTGGAATCACGGGGGATACGAAAATTGGCATCCCAGTTAGAACAAAAATTAGATTTAACACCAGAAGAAGGGGTCATTGTCGCTCGATTAAATCGAGAGCCTTACTATCTCAAACTTGTTAACCAAATTAAAGATACAGAATCAAAAATAGCCACAGAAGGAGTTCGATTTGGTTTTGAACATCCAACTATTAAAAAACTGGAGGCGGAAAAAGATGAGTTAATTGTCTTATTAGAACTGGAAACCCAAAGAGTTTTAGGTAAGCCCTATAAAAATTTACCTTTAGATTTTTTCACTTCTTTTTCTAATAACCAGCAGGTAACTCAACAGTTCTTCGATACCAATAATCAAATTGAAGTTTTAGAAGCTAGACAGCAAAGTATTGATGAAGCACAAAAAATACTGACTCAAGAGATTAATAATTTGTCCACTACCCAGAAAGAATTTATTCAACTGCAAAGGGAGTTGAGAATTGCTACAGAAAACTTAACCAGATTATTAGCTTTAAGAGAAAATTTGGAAATTGAAGTGGCAAGACAGTTTTCTCCTTGGCGATTATTAACCCCTATTGATGAAAATATTATTCAAAATACTTCAGGAAAGAAGAAACAAATTGCGTTGGTGGGTATTGGAAGTCTTTTTTTAGGAACAATGTTAGGATTTGTTGTGGATAAATTGGACTCAAAACTCTATAGTTCAAAGGATGTCAAAAACATGGTTAATTTACCTGTGTTAATTACCATTCCAGCAAATAAAAAATTGTTTAGCTTGACTCCTCAACAATTTATGCAAAAAGAATCAATGGTTTTGAGAGGATTATTGACAGACAACTCTAAAACTTTTAATCTTGATCATTATTTTTCTCTTTATAGTAATATCAATGCTTTGAGTCTCGATCGAACTGTTTCTTCTATTACCATAGGAACTGTTGACGCTAAACAAGGACAATCGATCATCAGTATTTATTTAGCCAAAGCCGCAACAATGATAGGCAAAAAAGTTTTATTGGTGGATATGAATTTGCGAGAACCAAAATTACACAGTTATTTAGGATTAGAAAATAAAGCTGGAATTAGTGATATTATTTTTAATGATATTCCCTTAAATGAGGTTATTCAAACATCTAAATTAGATAACTTATTTCTCCTCACCGCAGGTTCTCAAATTAATAATCCTGTCGGTATTTTATCCTCTCCTAAAATGGCAAATTTAACAAAAACATTTAAACAAGATTTTGATTTTGTTATTTATAATACCCCTCCTTTAGCAGAATTTTCTGATGGAAAAATAGTTACTCCTTTGACAGAAGGATTAGTGATGATTATCGGTTTAGGGAAAACCAACAGAAATAATTTGGAAAAAGTAATGAATGATTTACAAATATCTAAATTACCCGTTTTAGGTATGGTAATTAATGAGAGTTAA
- a CDS encoding glycosyltransferase family 2 protein — protein sequence MNDQISIEPLVSIIMSVFNEEKYVADAIESILNQTYQNWEFIIINDGSIDGTESIINQYQDHRIRYFYQENMGLTKSLNKGIALSQGKYIARIDADDRSLPTRIEQQVNFLENNITFVLIGSYYYNVDISTMILSISKPVISDKNCRKKLMFGKTHFLHSSVMFKKEINGEIMRYDETFKHAQDARMWIHLATKGQIGILPEILVVALTKRPSSITINRNNFERLKSSLRYSFIAFQEFKVSMLTFPIAVVIIFLKRIASLIVSTGISPYYYQLRKFIENKNYINISSSDIPNLWNGKKESKL from the coding sequence ATGAATGATCAAATTAGTATTGAACCCCTTGTAAGTATTATTATGTCTGTTTTTAACGAGGAAAAATATGTAGCAGATGCCATCGAAAGTATTTTAAATCAGACTTATCAGAATTGGGAATTTATCATCATCAATGACGGTTCTATTGATGGTACTGAGTCCATTATTAATCAGTACCAAGATCACCGTATCAGATATTTCTATCAGGAAAATATGGGGCTAACAAAATCTTTAAATAAAGGTATTGCCCTTTCTCAAGGAAAATATATTGCTAGAATTGATGCTGACGATCGATCGCTACCCACAAGAATTGAACAACAAGTTAACTTTCTCGAAAACAATATAACATTTGTACTAATAGGTAGTTATTATTATAATGTAGATATTAGTACAATGATTTTAAGTATATCTAAACCTGTAATTAGTGATAAAAATTGCCGTAAAAAGTTAATGTTTGGTAAAACACATTTTTTGCATAGCTCCGTGATGTTCAAAAAAGAAATTAATGGAGAAATAATGAGATATGATGAGACATTTAAACACGCTCAAGATGCTAGAATGTGGATACACTTAGCAACGAAGGGACAAATTGGGATTTTGCCTGAAATTCTTGTCGTTGCATTGACAAAGCGTCCTTCGAGTATTACGATTAATCGGAATAATTTTGAACGCCTCAAATCATCTTTACGTTATTCTTTCATTGCTTTTCAAGAGTTTAAAGTATCTATGTTAACATTCCCTATCGCAGTAGTAATTATTTTCTTGAAACGCATAGCCAGTCTAATTGTTAGCACTGGAATATCACCTTATTATTATCAATTAAGGAAATTTATAGAAAATAAAAATTATATAAATATTTCTTCGTCAGATATTCCAAATCTGTGGAATGGAAAGAAAGAATCAAAATTATAA